A genomic window from Algoriphagus sp. Y33 includes:
- a CDS encoding DUF5522 domain-containing protein, producing the protein MKDPKKPLPTPALSSEDFYFNAQGLMVFTKKYHLKRGYCCGSGCKHCPYPKA; encoded by the coding sequence ATGAAAGATCCCAAGAAGCCCCTCCCAACCCCAGCATTAAGTTCGGAAGACTTTTATTTCAATGCTCAGGGATTGATGGTTTTCACCAAAAAGTACCACCTAAAACGGGGCTATTGCTGTGGAAGTGGCTGCAAACATTGTCCCTATCCAAAAGCCTGA
- the ftsY gene encoding signal recognition particle-docking protein FtsY — translation MGIFGFFSKDKKESLDQGLQKSSENIFTKLSKAVVGKSKVDDEVLDELEEILITSDVGVDTTIKVIRRIEERVARDKYVNTAELDIILKEEIENLLKENNSQDLLDFDLPEGKKPYVIMVVGVNGVGKTTTIGKLANLFHSAGKSVILGAADTFRAAAVDQLILWGQRVGVPVVSHGMNTDPASVAFDAVKQGVDSNADVVIIDTAGRLHTKVNLMNELGKIKRVMQKFIPDAPHEILLVLDGSTGQNAFIQAKEFTKVTEITALAITKLDGTAKGGVVIGISDQFKIPVKYIGVGEKMTDLQIFNRKEFVDSLFKKK, via the coding sequence ATGGGTATCTTTGGTTTCTTTTCAAAAGACAAGAAAGAAAGCCTCGATCAAGGCCTTCAGAAATCAAGCGAAAATATTTTTACAAAACTCAGTAAAGCCGTCGTCGGCAAGTCCAAAGTGGACGATGAGGTTTTGGATGAATTGGAAGAAATTCTAATCACTTCGGATGTGGGTGTAGATACCACCATCAAAGTCATCAGAAGGATTGAAGAGCGGGTCGCTAGAGATAAATATGTCAACACTGCCGAGCTTGACATTATTCTCAAAGAAGAAATCGAAAATCTTCTCAAAGAGAACAACTCTCAGGATCTACTGGACTTTGATCTACCCGAAGGTAAAAAACCTTATGTAATCATGGTAGTAGGTGTGAACGGTGTGGGCAAAACTACCACTATCGGAAAACTTGCCAATCTATTCCATTCAGCAGGAAAATCTGTGATTTTAGGCGCCGCCGATACATTTAGAGCCGCAGCCGTAGACCAGTTGATTCTATGGGGTCAGCGAGTAGGTGTGCCCGTGGTTTCTCATGGGATGAATACAGATCCTGCTTCTGTGGCATTTGATGCCGTAAAACAAGGAGTAGACTCTAATGCCGACGTGGTCATCATCGATACAGCCGGTCGACTTCATACCAAAGTGAATCTAATGAATGAGTTGGGAAAAATCAAACGGGTTATGCAGAAATTTATCCCTGATGCTCCTCATGAGATTCTACTCGTATTGGATGGGTCCACGGGACAAAACGCCTTTATCCAGGCAAAAGAATTTACGAAAGTAACAGAAATCACTGCTCTTGCCATTACCAAATTAGACGGTACCGCCAAGGGGGGGGTAGTAATCGGCATCTCAGATCAATTTAAAATCCCTGTGAAGTATATTGGCGTTGGCGAAAAAATGACCGACCTCCAAATTTTCAATCGAAAGGAATTTGTCGACTCACTCTTTAAAAAGAAGTAA
- the rocD gene encoding ornithine--oxo-acid transaminase, with amino-acid sequence MQTISSSKQAIALEDKYGAHNYHPLPVVLAKGEGVFLWDVEGKRYYDFLSAYSAVNQGHCHPRIKDALIDQAGTLTLTSRAFHNDVLGPFEKYLSDYFGFDKVLPMNTGAEAVETAIKIARKWGYEKKGVDENHAKIVVAENNFHGRTTTIISFSNDENARKNFGPYTAGFVKIPYDDLYALKTVVDDPDVVAFLVEPIQGEAGVYVPGENYLKEAKAACEAKNVLFIADEIQTGIARTGKLLAVDHENVRPDILILGKAVSGGFYPVSLVLADDAVMNVIKPGQHGSTFGGNPLGARIAMTALEVVKDERLAENSEKLGNVFRLRMQKLVEKSDLVKLVRGKGLLNAIVINDSEESSTAWNICIALKDNGLLAKPTHGNIIRFAPPLVMTEEQIHECCDIIESTIVNFEG; translated from the coding sequence ATGCAGACTATTAGTTCAAGCAAACAAGCAATAGCATTAGAAGATAAGTACGGTGCCCATAATTATCATCCATTGCCGGTCGTGTTGGCGAAGGGGGAGGGTGTTTTTCTCTGGGATGTAGAAGGAAAGCGGTACTATGATTTTTTGTCAGCCTACTCAGCGGTTAATCAGGGACATTGTCATCCCCGTATCAAAGATGCATTGATAGATCAGGCTGGTACGCTCACTTTGACTTCTAGGGCTTTTCATAATGATGTGCTTGGTCCTTTCGAAAAATACCTCTCTGACTATTTTGGTTTTGACAAAGTGCTCCCAATGAACACGGGGGCTGAGGCAGTGGAGACAGCTATCAAAATAGCAAGAAAATGGGGATACGAGAAAAAGGGTGTGGATGAAAACCATGCTAAAATTGTCGTTGCGGAAAATAACTTTCATGGAAGAACAACGACAATAATTTCTTTTTCCAACGATGAAAATGCACGGAAGAATTTCGGTCCTTACACTGCAGGATTTGTAAAGATACCTTATGATGATCTTTATGCGCTGAAAACAGTTGTGGATGATCCGGATGTGGTTGCGTTTTTGGTGGAGCCTATTCAGGGCGAGGCGGGCGTGTATGTGCCGGGAGAAAATTATCTAAAGGAGGCAAAAGCTGCATGTGAAGCCAAAAATGTTCTTTTTATCGCCGATGAGATTCAGACGGGAATAGCCCGCACGGGAAAATTGCTTGCAGTAGATCATGAAAATGTTAGACCCGATATCCTGATTTTGGGGAAAGCTGTTTCAGGTGGGTTTTATCCTGTTTCCCTTGTGTTGGCTGACGATGCCGTGATGAATGTCATCAAGCCGGGACAACATGGGTCTACTTTTGGAGGGAACCCGCTGGGGGCGCGGATCGCAATGACAGCTTTGGAAGTGGTGAAAGACGAAAGACTGGCCGAAAATTCCGAGAAGCTAGGCAATGTATTTCGGTTGAGAATGCAGAAGCTGGTTGAGAAATCAGATCTCGTGAAGTTGGTCAGGGGAAAAGGTCTTCTCAATGCCATAGTGATCAATGATTCTGAAGAAAGCAGTACCGCTTGGAATATTTGTATTGCTTTGAAAGACAATGGATTGTTGGCAAAACCCACCCATGGCAATATCATTCGATTTGCTCCGCCTTTGGTGATGACTGAAGAGCAGATCCATGAGTGCTGTGATATAATTGAGTCTACCATAGTGAATTTTGAAGGATGA
- a CDS encoding Arc family DNA-binding protein gives MPKKKAFALRLDENMMKALEKWAADEFRSTNGQLEWIVRESLKKSGRLPKHESSNPNLD, from the coding sequence ATGCCAAAGAAGAAAGCATTTGCACTACGGCTGGACGAGAATATGATGAAAGCACTCGAAAAATGGGCTGCTGATGAGTTCCGTAGTACCAATGGCCAACTTGAATGGATAGTGCGGGAATCTTTAAAAAAATCAGGTCGCTTACCAAAGCATGAATCAAGCAATCCAAATCTAGATTAA
- a CDS encoding SPFH domain-containing protein: MEKITKPISGYAMILLIIVLFILALLLTSHQGLIFISILAAATSPGFFIVEPNKSMVLLLFGEYKGSVKANGFYWVIPFMTKKKISLRVRNFENKPVKVNDKIGNPVMIGTIVVWQVEDTFKATFDVNDYENFVHLQSDAAIRKMAGLYPYDNFESEEAEITLRSGVEDVNHSLEQEISERLHHAGIKVIEARISHLAYSSEIASAMLQRQQATAIVAARQKIVEGAVGMVEMALADLKLKEIVDFDEEKKAVMVSNLMVVLCSDKSASPVLNVGTLNQ; encoded by the coding sequence ATGGAAAAAATAACTAAACCCATTTCAGGATACGCGATGATCTTGCTCATTATTGTCCTATTCATTTTAGCTCTCTTACTTACCAGTCATCAAGGGCTAATTTTCATTAGTATTTTGGCTGCGGCAACTTCCCCTGGCTTCTTCATTGTCGAACCAAACAAATCTATGGTCCTCCTACTTTTCGGTGAATATAAAGGAAGTGTAAAAGCCAATGGCTTCTATTGGGTAATTCCATTTATGACAAAAAAGAAAATCTCATTGCGGGTACGGAATTTCGAAAACAAACCGGTAAAAGTTAACGACAAGATCGGCAACCCCGTAATGATTGGAACCATAGTTGTATGGCAAGTGGAAGACACATTCAAGGCTACATTTGATGTAAATGACTATGAAAACTTTGTCCATTTACAATCTGATGCAGCTATAAGGAAAATGGCCGGTCTCTATCCCTATGATAATTTTGAGTCGGAAGAAGCTGAAATCACGTTGAGATCAGGGGTGGAAGATGTAAATCACTCTCTAGAACAAGAAATCAGTGAGCGGCTCCACCATGCCGGAATCAAGGTGATTGAAGCTAGAATATCACATCTAGCCTACTCCTCGGAAATTGCTTCCGCCATGCTCCAAAGACAACAGGCCACAGCGATAGTAGCTGCTAGACAAAAAATAGTAGAGGGGGCTGTGGGAATGGTAGAGATGGCATTGGCAGATCTTAAACTCAAAGAAATTGTAGATTTTGACGAGGAGAAAAAAGCTGTAATGGTCTCTAATCTAATGGTGGTACTCTGCTCTGACAAAAGTGCGAGTCCGGTACTCAATGTAGGAACATTAAATCAGTAA
- a CDS encoding DUF4295 domain-containing protein encodes MAKKVVATLKKEGGVSYAKVIKAVRSEKTGAYTFREEMVPSPLVQETLKK; translated from the coding sequence ATGGCTAAGAAAGTAGTAGCAACCCTTAAAAAAGAAGGTGGCGTGTCTTACGCCAAAGTAATCAAAGCAGTAAGATCTGAGAAGACTGGCGCTTATACCTTCAGAGAAGAAATGGTTCCTTCCCCTCTGGTACAGGAAACCTTGAAAAAATAA
- the rpmB gene encoding 50S ribosomal protein L28 has protein sequence MAKVCDITGKRPRVGNNVSHANNKTKRRFSPNLHKKTFYVPEEDAWITLKVCTKALKTINKKGITAVLKEAQDNGMIVIR, from the coding sequence ATGGCAAAAGTTTGTGACATTACCGGAAAAAGACCTCGAGTAGGTAACAACGTCTCCCATGCAAACAACAAAACTAAGCGTAGATTCTCCCCTAATCTTCACAAGAAGACGTTCTACGTTCCAGAAGAAGATGCATGGATCACTTTGAAAGTTTGTACTAAGGCATTGAAGACTATCAATAAGAAAGGTATCACTGCGGTTTTGAAAGAGGCTCAGGATAACGGGATGATTGTAATCAGATAA
- the rpmG gene encoding 50S ribosomal protein L33, translating to MAKKGNRVQVIMECTEHKASGLPGTSRYITTKNRKNTTERLELKKFNPIMKKVTVHKEIK from the coding sequence ATGGCTAAGAAAGGCAACAGAGTACAAGTGATTATGGAATGCACGGAGCACAAAGCTTCCGGTCTGCCAGGTACTTCAAGATATATCACTACCAAGAATAGAAAAAACACTACTGAAAGATTGGAATTGAAAAAATTCAACCCAATCATGAAGAAAGTAACTGTTCATAAAGAAATTAAGTAA